Proteins encoded together in one Candidatus Nitrosocaldus cavascurensis window:
- a CDS encoding cytochrome b, producing MMSIQKGENGLVRFFKWLWQGLERTIFVGIKFTYPSRFVSPLGFLGMLTFIVFIILGITGALLMFYYEPILDRAWDSVKTINNTIPYGFHIRNIHYHASNAMVFLALAHMYYQYFSGRYKIRNEVLWVTGVILGTVTILEAFTGYDIIYNERAELAISIASSLTNSIPVIGPELREIVFGAGFADFVLRFYALHVFILPIVMLGLMAVHFPRFLVFDVPMVMAVAGMIFIVAGVFPVELGNKFDPTVPPDITVPEWYLTGIYAFLRTQYDKFVTGVLWPGLFIAALAMIPFIDRYKKLSWKDRPLITAIGITSLAQIIVTTYWGFYIDPDFNKPLLDRIVIDPILFYTVMLLLVPLSFGFTYMMIKLAKHFEELNKKEAAARKAKGGAGLNISIKWGWWLLVVLLAFQVYLNIAAYYAGINGFKNVQLFIIGLVLVTFAGVFHLYRYLNEQAKKAKPIAKPTPKEPTPRPVIEHKEEKKEVKPVVEARVQASTVNTMSKPTSIASSLPSSTQPSTSGMASNPNPSLGSNVKASGDGSDII from the coding sequence ATGATGAGCATACAGAAGGGGGAGAATGGGCTTGTAAGGTTCTTCAAATGGCTCTGGCAAGGGCTTGAGCGTACAATCTTTGTTGGTATAAAGTTCACCTATCCATCAAGGTTTGTGAGCCCGTTGGGCTTCCTAGGCATGTTAACATTCATAGTATTCATCATACTAGGCATAACTGGAGCACTTCTCATGTTCTACTATGAGCCTATACTTGATAGGGCATGGGATAGTGTAAAGACAATAAACAACACAATCCCCTATGGTTTCCATATAAGGAATATACACTACCATGCATCAAATGCTATGGTATTCCTTGCTTTAGCACATATGTACTACCAGTACTTCTCTGGAAGGTACAAGATAAGGAATGAGGTGTTATGGGTTACAGGTGTGATACTTGGTACTGTAACAATCCTTGAGGCGTTCACTGGCTACGATATAATATACAATGAGAGGGCAGAACTAGCAATAAGCATAGCCTCTTCTCTAACCAACTCCATACCAGTTATAGGACCAGAGTTGAGGGAGATTGTATTTGGTGCTGGCTTTGCTGATTTTGTGCTCAGGTTCTATGCCCTTCATGTCTTCATCCTCCCAATAGTTATGCTAGGACTCATGGCTGTTCACTTCCCTCGCTTCCTTGTATTCGATGTGCCAATGGTCATGGCTGTAGCAGGGATGATATTCATAGTTGCAGGTGTATTCCCTGTAGAGTTAGGTAATAAGTTCGATCCTACAGTACCTCCAGATATAACAGTTCCAGAATGGTATCTGACAGGAATATACGCATTCCTTAGGACACAGTATGATAAGTTCGTTACTGGTGTGCTCTGGCCAGGACTATTCATAGCAGCATTAGCGATGATACCATTCATAGATAGGTACAAGAAGCTCTCATGGAAGGATAGACCATTGATAACTGCAATAGGTATAACGAGTCTAGCACAGATAATAGTTACTACATACTGGGGCTTCTACATCGATCCTGATTTCAACAAACCATTGCTGGATAGGATAGTGATAGACCCTATACTCTTCTATACTGTGATGCTACTGTTAGTACCCTTGTCATTTGGCTTTACCTACATGATGATCAAGTTAGCAAAGCACTTTGAGGAGTTGAACAAGAAAGAGGCAGCAGCAAGGAAGGCTAAAGGTGGTGCTGGTCTTAATATATCGATAAAGTGGGGTTGGTGGCTCCTTGTAGTGCTCCTAGCATTCCAAGTGTATCTGAATATAGCAGCATACTACGCTGGTATAAATGGTTTCAAGAACGTTCAGTTGTTCATAATCGGGTTGGTGCTTGTAACATTCGCTGGGGTATTCCACCTCTACAGATACCTTAATGAGCAGGCGAAGAAGGCTAAGCCAATAGCAAAGCCTACTCCAAAGGAGCCTACGCCAAGGCCAGTTATAGAGCATAAGGAAGAGAAGAAGGAGGTAAAGCCTGTAGTAGAGGCAAGAGTACAGGCTAGTACAGTAAATACCATGAGTAAGCCTACAAGTATAGCCTCCTCTCTCCCTTCATCTACACAACCATCCACCTCTGGCATGGCTTCTAATCCCAATCCTAGTCTTGGTTCTAATGTAAAGGCTAGTGGGGATGGAAGTGATATAATATAG
- a CDS encoding S8 family serine peptidase gives MLGKKRLLVASSLSLLLIISMIPRDSYAYQHQSQQYLDLPMLMDAERSIYSRYPDLYPYSSIQPMLSGLRNQSMLISLDGLRFEPAGVSRVIIMGKGDLDPSIAGRVFNYIKVEDGSYIASATISDDAIPFLQAKGLRVMKDFMVTLDGAPYAYTSSLTEVGQLEQQQVDVAAGVYNDKGKKDGGDGGNDVDASRFSIIYGLDEIHAKGVSGKGVRVAIVDSGVDFSSKDMSDALARDEHNMPIMLDADAQGIVLTSARFIAKIVDGMIVNAPLPDEFKDDQSVSNVYVDDTGVYLNIKNREKGMKFEIYNTIYPYISPLKFTATSSMDWKIGKNATDFIQSKSGVYRMGFFLQLNFHLGRASLIIVPILLVDSKEAGVYDTVYADMSTAWADFALFELRKKPEEVKFDFDFTDERAIRIGEGNEMLIYDADNDGSADLSAGMLGAYVLDVWGVIRDDEKSKSKDGSGGDGEESKDVGSSNGNEGRSKGSYIDDYLGAVNGRLLEPIDKDGRYITVMFDFFGHGTQSAGTIVAKGMVDYPVYESQQKRIKGIAPDAKIVPVKALWFGDIAYAWLWASGFDQVREEVKREASGSADDVDNATTPTNNNTGYSSTDSSSSSKDNASSIVNWRWIYTGKHRADVINNSWGIPSMPILDHGAGYDTISMLATVLSIPGSLDPEYPGVLMVNSAGNSGHAYGTVSAPATSPLALAVGATTNNVIVGLEFTKKQPRFGNSIEYYDDMADFSSKGPSIIGDVKPELVATGAYGFTPLPVNSKHAMANNNNNSADAFGVFGGTSMAAPIVSGSAALLIQVLKEKGIGYDPSLVKAILISTATDLKHDPFTQGSGRVDPLKAIEYVEGKQGSFIAYTDDTYRNYLDVLSNAIKRQNLMLEERSKDKGDDGGEKYGFRLTMPDGVDIVAGKWYAGYVAKGSSKHAEFTIVNNSEERLKVTIEPTMLRLISISSMDGRTSPREKDPSFNSEDYGYIPNYIRVGKNGSIAIVGGSNGSSSYSNSSNGEGSSNSGDGAKSDADKIKIGSLDIDLEKVKDADLMIAKIYYPFNRFMNLDDPLYANELRIASLYAYDWRDEDNNSSLTYKETVMINRAGAWGTTQHLVVREPFKRINGNLLLGVYPVPNTISYWFGNTQKDAEPLDYKLIIAFYKKDAWNMVDIDGGIVMKDDKDGRDKNVLLIGPKSKATFQASINVPEDAREGVYQGFITVSSNMQITNIPVSFVVPIEIGSKDKDIPVVMGSRVDGEMEGVGRDGGGSNDGISSSDSNGNGYASSSDGSSNNNYSISMNTSEQGANTILDVTERYRSKGITLLYDNSVIAGAFDMLGRYNSGEWKYYHLNITDPSINVLSMNLTWKSKWSSVDVFVVDPEGRIIATNVPGGVFKTFINWPSNDWLGRTRASDGGGFYPSQNNGENSTVLYIPINSTGIYSIILHTTLFSAEHDVYEPLQIEIKPAALMPDTEPPRVKVDLPEYARGIIDVRIEVVDDNIEEVVYRIDDLPPLPLVSNKVSTGDGGMVVDGGRRSDAHNYYGILNNVDSKAEEKMGSSTISIDTSRLADGPHTITIAVRDKVGHRSLTNVKFMVDNTPPTILIDGLGSSSDRDGTAVKPVKGTLAFSVDARDANLKSLSIILPDGRIVDEHEISIDTTLLSDGMHEVSIVAEDMSGNISEEVRRFMVDNTPPLISILEEDGRTVSGIFELRYSVVEDNLKQLLIAIDGNARQVENTGSFTINTMDLIDGKHRVEVIAEDHAGHKSSAGIEFIAVNYEPIIKARVEDARITAQNTGLAIGLAIGAGVAAVASIAVMRHRVASQARQE, from the coding sequence ATGTTGGGTAAGAAGAGGCTACTTGTAGCATCATCCTTATCCTTACTGCTCATCATCTCCATGATCCCTAGGGATTCATATGCATATCAGCATCAGTCTCAGCAGTACCTTGATCTACCAATGCTCATGGATGCAGAGAGGAGCATATACAGCAGGTATCCTGATCTTTATCCTTACTCTAGCATTCAACCTATGCTATCAGGTTTAAGGAACCAATCCATGCTCATATCTCTAGATGGGCTAAGGTTTGAGCCAGCAGGTGTATCAAGGGTTATAATCATGGGCAAGGGAGATCTCGACCCATCCATTGCAGGTAGGGTATTCAACTACATAAAGGTGGAAGATGGCTCTTACATTGCATCTGCAACGATAAGCGATGATGCAATACCATTCCTTCAGGCTAAGGGGTTGAGGGTTATGAAGGACTTCATGGTAACACTTGATGGTGCACCATATGCATACACATCATCGCTAACAGAAGTAGGGCAACTAGAGCAACAGCAAGTTGATGTTGCTGCTGGTGTTTATAATGATAAGGGTAAGAAGGATGGTGGTGATGGTGGTAATGATGTAGATGCTTCAAGATTCTCCATCATCTATGGTTTAGATGAGATACATGCCAAAGGTGTATCTGGCAAGGGTGTTAGGGTAGCGATAGTTGATTCTGGTGTAGACTTTAGCAGCAAGGATATGAGCGATGCACTAGCAAGGGATGAACATAACATGCCTATCATGCTTGATGCAGATGCACAAGGCATAGTGCTAACAAGTGCAAGGTTCATAGCAAAGATTGTTGATGGGATGATAGTAAATGCACCATTGCCAGATGAGTTCAAGGATGATCAGTCTGTATCCAACGTTTACGTTGATGATACAGGGGTATATCTTAACATAAAGAACAGGGAGAAGGGGATGAAGTTCGAGATCTATAACACGATATATCCTTACATCTCCCCCCTCAAGTTCACAGCAACATCAAGCATGGACTGGAAGATAGGCAAGAATGCTACAGACTTCATCCAGTCCAAGAGCGGGGTGTACAGGATGGGCTTCTTCCTTCAATTGAACTTCCATCTAGGAAGAGCATCCCTCATAATAGTGCCCATACTCCTTGTAGATAGCAAGGAGGCAGGTGTATACGATACTGTATATGCTGATATGTCAACTGCTTGGGCTGACTTTGCCCTATTTGAGTTGAGGAAGAAGCCTGAGGAGGTAAAGTTTGACTTTGACTTTACAGATGAGAGAGCTATAAGGATAGGGGAAGGGAATGAGATGCTTATTTACGATGCTGATAATGATGGTAGTGCAGATCTATCAGCAGGGATGCTTGGTGCATATGTTCTTGATGTATGGGGTGTGATTAGGGATGATGAGAAGAGCAAAAGTAAGGATGGTAGTGGTGGGGATGGGGAAGAGAGCAAGGATGTTGGTAGTAGTAATGGTAATGAAGGGAGAAGCAAGGGCTCATACATAGATGATTACCTTGGTGCAGTTAATGGTAGGCTATTGGAGCCTATAGATAAGGATGGGAGATATATTACTGTCATGTTCGATTTCTTTGGGCATGGTACACAATCAGCAGGTACTATAGTAGCAAAGGGCATGGTAGATTATCCTGTGTATGAGTCGCAGCAGAAGAGGATCAAGGGTATTGCACCAGATGCAAAGATAGTACCAGTGAAGGCACTATGGTTTGGGGATATAGCATATGCATGGCTCTGGGCATCTGGCTTTGACCAGGTTAGGGAAGAGGTGAAGAGAGAGGCTAGTGGTAGTGCTGATGATGTAGATAATGCTACTACCCCTACCAATAATAATACAGGCTACAGTAGTACTGATTCTAGCAGTTCTAGCAAGGATAATGCTAGCAGTATTGTAAATTGGAGATGGATATACACTGGTAAGCATAGGGCAGATGTGATAAACAACAGTTGGGGCATACCATCGATGCCTATTCTAGATCATGGTGCTGGTTATGATACGATAAGCATGCTTGCTACAGTGCTCAGCATCCCTGGCTCCCTAGACCCTGAGTACCCTGGTGTGCTTATGGTCAACAGTGCTGGTAACTCTGGCCATGCATATGGTACAGTATCAGCTCCAGCAACATCACCTCTAGCACTTGCAGTTGGTGCAACTACAAACAACGTCATAGTTGGGTTAGAGTTCACAAAGAAACAGCCAAGGTTTGGGAACAGTATAGAGTACTATGATGATATGGCAGACTTTTCAAGCAAGGGACCAAGCATAATTGGTGATGTGAAGCCAGAGTTGGTTGCTACAGGGGCGTATGGGTTCACACCGTTACCTGTAAACTCAAAGCATGCAATGGCAAATAATAACAACAACTCAGCAGATGCATTTGGTGTCTTTGGAGGAACAAGCATGGCAGCACCAATAGTATCTGGCTCTGCAGCACTGCTCATACAAGTGCTCAAGGAGAAGGGTATAGGGTACGATCCATCATTGGTCAAGGCCATACTAATCTCTACTGCTACTGACCTAAAGCATGATCCATTCACCCAAGGCTCAGGAAGGGTTGATCCCCTGAAGGCTATAGAGTATGTTGAAGGAAAGCAAGGTTCGTTCATAGCATATACAGATGATACTTACAGGAACTACCTTGATGTATTGAGCAATGCAATTAAGAGGCAGAACCTAATGCTTGAAGAGAGGAGCAAGGATAAAGGTGATGATGGTGGGGAGAAGTACGGTTTCAGATTAACCATGCCTGATGGTGTTGATATTGTAGCAGGCAAGTGGTATGCAGGTTATGTTGCAAAGGGCAGCAGCAAGCATGCAGAGTTCACCATAGTTAACAATAGTGAGGAGAGGTTGAAGGTAACTATAGAGCCAACTATGCTTAGGCTCATATCCATAAGTAGTATGGATGGAAGAACCTCTCCAAGGGAGAAGGACCCATCATTCAACAGCGAGGATTATGGCTATATACCAAACTACATCAGGGTTGGTAAGAATGGAAGTATTGCTATAGTTGGAGGGAGCAATGGCTCCAGCAGTTATAGTAATAGCAGTAATGGTGAAGGTAGTAGTAATAGTGGTGATGGGGCTAAGAGTGATGCTGATAAAATAAAGATAGGCTCATTAGATATTGATTTAGAGAAGGTTAAGGATGCAGATCTCATGATAGCAAAGATCTACTACCCATTCAATAGGTTCATGAATCTTGATGATCCCCTTTATGCAAACGAACTAAGGATAGCATCGCTCTATGCATATGATTGGAGGGATGAGGATAACAACTCAAGCTTAACATACAAAGAGACAGTCATGATCAACAGGGCTGGGGCATGGGGCACTACACAGCATCTAGTTGTTAGGGAGCCATTCAAGCGTATAAATGGCAACCTCTTGCTTGGTGTGTATCCAGTTCCAAACACAATCTCTTACTGGTTTGGTAACACACAGAAGGATGCTGAGCCATTAGATTACAAGTTGATCATAGCATTCTACAAGAAGGATGCATGGAATATGGTTGATATAGATGGGGGTATAGTGATGAAGGATGATAAGGATGGTAGGGATAAGAACGTTCTATTAATTGGACCAAAGAGCAAGGCAACGTTCCAGGCATCGATAAATGTGCCAGAGGATGCAAGGGAAGGAGTGTATCAAGGCTTCATAACAGTAAGCAGCAATATGCAGATTACAAACATACCAGTATCATTTGTAGTTCCAATTGAGATAGGTAGCAAGGATAAGGATATCCCAGTTGTTATGGGGAGTAGGGTAGATGGAGAGATGGAGGGGGTTGGTAGAGATGGAGGAGGTAGCAATGATGGTATTAGCAGTAGTGATAGTAATGGTAATGGTTATGCTAGTAGTAGTGATGGTAGTAGTAATAATAACTACAGTATTAGCATGAATACCAGTGAGCAAGGTGCCAATACCATACTTGATGTGACAGAGAGGTATAGAAGCAAGGGTATAACACTGCTCTATGATAACTCTGTTATTGCAGGGGCATTTGATATGCTTGGTAGGTACAACTCTGGTGAGTGGAAGTACTACCATCTCAACATAACAGATCCAAGCATAAATGTATTGAGTATGAACCTTACATGGAAGAGCAAGTGGAGTAGTGTGGATGTGTTTGTTGTTGATCCAGAGGGTAGGATAATAGCAACTAATGTGCCTGGAGGTGTATTCAAGACATTCATAAACTGGCCAAGCAATGATTGGCTTGGGAGGACAAGGGCAAGTGATGGAGGGGGCTTCTACCCATCACAGAATAATGGTGAGAACTCAACAGTCCTCTACATACCTATAAACTCAACTGGCATATATTCAATAATACTACATACAACATTATTCTCTGCTGAGCATGATGTTTATGAGCCATTGCAGATAGAGATAAAACCAGCAGCACTAATGCCAGATACAGAGCCACCAAGGGTTAAGGTTGATCTACCAGAGTATGCTAGAGGTATAATAGATGTAAGGATAGAGGTTGTAGATGATAACATAGAGGAAGTAGTATACAGAATAGATGATTTGCCCCCATTACCATTGGTGAGTAATAAGGTTAGTACAGGAGATGGAGGAATGGTGGTAGATGGTGGAAGAAGAAGTGATGCTCATAACTATTATGGGATACTAAATAATGTTGATAGCAAAGCAGAGGAGAAGATGGGATCAAGCACAATAAGCATAGATACAAGTAGGCTTGCCGATGGACCGCATACCATAACCATAGCGGTAAGGGATAAGGTAGGGCATAGGTCGCTCACCAATGTTAAGTTCATGGTGGATAATACTCCTCCAACTATACTCATAGATGGTCTTGGAAGTAGCAGTGATAGAGATGGTACAGCAGTTAAACCAGTTAAAGGTACACTTGCCTTCAGTGTAGATGCTAGAGATGCTAACCTAAAGTCATTAAGCATAATCCTCCCAGATGGAAGAATAGTTGATGAGCATGAGATAAGCATAGATACTACACTGCTAAGCGATGGTATGCATGAGGTTAGTATAGTTGCAGAGGATATGAGTGGTAACATATCTGAAGAGGTAAGGAGGTTCATGGTGGATAACACACCTCCATTAATATCCATACTAGAGGAGGATGGAAGGACTGTATCAGGTATATTTGAGTTAAGGTACTCTGTTGTAGAGGATAACCTAAAGCAACTACTCATTGCTATAGATGGTAATGCAAGGCAGGTTGAGAATACAGGTTCATTCACAATCAACACCATGGACCTAATAGATGGTAAGCATAGGGTAGAGGTTATTGCAGAGGACCATGCAGGGCATAAGAGTAGTGCAGGTATTGAGTTTATAGCAGTCAACTATGAACCAATTATAAAGGCTAGGGTAGAGGATGCTAGAATAACTGCACAGAATACAGGATTAGCAATAGGACTTGCTATAGGAGCAGGGGTAGCAGCAGTAGCATCTATAGCAGTTATGAGGCATAGAGTAGCAAGCCAGGCTAGACAAGAATAG
- a CDS encoding Lrp/AsnC ligand binding domain-containing protein, with the protein MGMRAYIEIDLEPGRDVIASASIIRQIDGVKEAHAVSEHCDILAIIEARDFKGIYNIVMRKIQIIKGVSDTRILPCIDI; encoded by the coding sequence ATGGGGATGCGTGCGTACATAGAGATAGATCTTGAGCCTGGGAGGGATGTTATAGCCTCTGCAAGTATAATAAGGCAGATAGATGGTGTTAAAGAGGCACATGCTGTATCTGAGCATTGCGATATCCTAGCAATAATAGAGGCTAGGGACTTCAAGGGTATCTACAACATAGTTATGAGGAAGATACAGATAATCAAGGGTGTTAGTGATACAAGGATACTCCCCTGCATAGATATATGA
- a CDS encoding ubiquinol-cytochrome c reductase iron-sulfur subunit, whose amino-acid sequence MGEREAQGEERISRREFLKLMAAAGTVLSFTPFIDWGKFMPRAASGRIEKVAVELPDGTQANVKTFPTNHAETVIYPKTGDRVLDQEPFRVWKIVRLPEEMGGASNDASAFRCYSDVCLHLWCLWNYFPDEKKKRGECPCHGSIYDMRTGKAIAGPAFFQSPPANLLPRLDLEVDSQGYLWILPPTFSLEKNGIIGFGRFEKGVNA is encoded by the coding sequence ATGGGAGAGAGGGAGGCTCAAGGGGAGGAGAGGATATCCCGTAGAGAGTTCCTTAAGTTGATGGCTGCTGCTGGTACAGTACTATCATTCACACCATTCATAGATTGGGGTAAGTTTATGCCCCGTGCTGCATCTGGTAGGATAGAGAAGGTTGCTGTTGAACTACCAGATGGTACACAGGCTAATGTTAAGACATTTCCTACAAATCATGCTGAGACTGTAATATACCCGAAGACTGGTGATAGAGTGCTAGATCAAGAGCCATTCAGGGTATGGAAGATTGTAAGGCTTCCTGAGGAGATGGGAGGGGCAAGTAATGATGCATCTGCATTCAGATGCTATAGTGATGTATGCCTCCATCTATGGTGTCTCTGGAACTACTTCCCAGATGAGAAGAAGAAGAGGGGAGAGTGTCCATGTCATGGTAGCATATATGATATGCGCACTGGCAAGGCTATAGCAGGACCAGCATTCTTCCAGTCTCCTCCAGCAAACCTTCTACCTAGATTGGATCTTGAGGTTGACTCTCAAGGTTACCTATGGATACTTCCTCCAACATTCTCTCTGGAGAAGAATGGTATAATAGGCTTTGGTAGGTTCGAGAAGGGGGTGAATGCATGA
- a CDS encoding cupredoxin domain-containing protein: MAIAREQSPFVIGAIAFVLMIGVAISYYLFSYLPEINRKPTFPAEWTNPPKITEIKIVKGAFDPNQVDNFVPKRITINIGIDNKVVWVNEDITAHTVTSDTNYHDHYSGPFDSTAEEHWDELPPNGYLMPGNKWEFVFVEPGEYPYHCIPHPWMQGTIVVKKPTA, encoded by the coding sequence ATGGCCATAGCAAGGGAGCAGAGTCCATTCGTTATAGGGGCAATAGCATTCGTGCTGATGATTGGTGTAGCAATATCCTACTATCTCTTCTCCTACCTGCCAGAGATAAACAGGAAGCCTACATTCCCTGCAGAGTGGACGAACCCTCCAAAGATAACAGAGATAAAGATAGTAAAAGGAGCATTCGATCCAAATCAGGTAGATAACTTCGTACCCAAGAGGATTACTATAAACATAGGCATAGATAACAAGGTTGTATGGGTAAATGAGGATATAACTGCACATACTGTAACATCAGATACAAACTACCATGACCATTACAGTGGGCCATTCGACTCTACAGCAGAGGAGCACTGGGATGAGTTGCCACCAAACGGTTACCTAATGCCTGGTAACAAGTGGGAGTTTGTATTCGTTGAGCCAGGAGAGTATCCTTATCACTGCATCCCCCATCCATGGATGCAAGGTACCATAGTTGTGAAGAAGCCTACCGCATAG
- a CDS encoding RNA-guided endonuclease InsQ/TnpB family protein, with amino-acid sequence MEVVLSVPFSYNISDEVRRLLEDFRDMVNFCIDYAFKNQITSYAKLRKDIYGKWKNRWDYSTHYCHSACKIALAILKNWRRRMKKGGVRCEKPVARKLFMQLDPQLYKFYGDRIRISVKPRQFLFIDLKFGEYQRRFIEAWMRGELKTGEITINESKIVVPFKKYVDLSNPSDWIAIDVNESNVTGVSTNPHLLRIDTNMREIKSVYFEKRRRIQRLSKHRPLTAMRLLKKYSKRERNRVKDLCHKVSKRIVEFVVKYNFGIIMENLKGIRKSIHYNRILNRRLHSWNFRMLQFYIEYKAKFNGLPVEYVNPKHTSSLCPICGGKLAPNGHRLLRCDACGYKADRDIIAAVNLLRRNPRCGESPLPPKALNESLIEVRGKG; translated from the coding sequence GTGGAAGTAGTCTTAAGTGTCCCATTCAGCTATAACATAAGTGATGAAGTTAGGAGACTTCTAGAGGACTTTAGAGACATGGTCAACTTCTGCATAGATTATGCTTTCAAGAACCAGATAACATCCTATGCTAAGCTTAGGAAGGATATCTATGGAAAGTGGAAGAATAGATGGGATTATTCTACGCACTATTGTCATTCTGCTTGCAAGATAGCATTAGCAATACTCAAAAACTGGAGGAGAAGAATGAAGAAGGGAGGAGTTAGATGCGAGAAGCCAGTTGCTAGAAAGCTCTTCATGCAGCTTGATCCGCAACTCTACAAGTTCTATGGAGATAGGATAAGGATATCAGTTAAGCCTAGGCAATTCCTATTCATAGACTTAAAGTTTGGTGAGTATCAGAGAAGGTTCATAGAGGCTTGGATGAGAGGAGAACTCAAGACTGGAGAGATAACTATCAATGAAAGTAAGATAGTAGTACCATTCAAGAAGTATGTTGATCTATCTAATCCAAGCGATTGGATAGCGATAGATGTAAACGAATCTAACGTTACTGGAGTAAGTACAAATCCTCATCTTCTAAGGATTGATACCAACATGAGGGAGATCAAAAGCGTATACTTTGAGAAGAGGAGAAGGATACAAAGGCTTTCTAAGCATAGACCATTAACTGCAATGAGGTTACTGAAGAAGTATTCTAAACGTGAGAGAAATAGAGTCAAAGATCTATGCCATAAAGTCTCAAAGAGAATAGTTGAGTTTGTAGTAAAGTATAATTTCGGGATAATTATGGAGAACCTGAAAGGTATAAGGAAGAGCATCCACTACAATAGGATACTAAACCGTAGATTACATTCATGGAACTTCAGAATGCTACAATTCTATATAGAATACAAGGCTAAATTTAATGGATTACCAGTAGAGTACGTGAACCCAAAGCATACTTCAAGCCTATGCCCGATATGTGGTGGTAAGTTAGCACCGAATGGACATAGGCTATTACGATGCGATGCATGTGGATACAAAGCTGATAGAGATATAATAGCAGCTGTCAACTTATTAAGAAGAAACCCAAGATGTGGGGAGTCTCCGTTGCCCCCGAAAGCCCTCAATGAGTCTCTAATAGAGGTGAGGGGGAAGGGATGA